A part of Rhodamnia argentea isolate NSW1041297 chromosome 8, ASM2092103v1, whole genome shotgun sequence genomic DNA contains:
- the LOC115729921 gene encoding uncharacterized protein LOC115729921 — MLLGRNVKDAATASSQAKLGTYTLLQFGDDASIGGPPGALIRTTPLIPNVTQYAVRVMGISVCAKRLHINPEVFRMRSDHTGGFVFDTGLPYTILVHTTYTAVRAELVQYFTDMYGLHPRPPQPGSLTCAMTCHMVIMDFHL; from the exons CAATGTGAAGGATGCAGCAACTGCTTCCTCACAAGCCAAG CTTGGGACGTACACGTTACTCCAGTTTGGGGACGATGCATCAATCGGTGGACCTCCTGGGGCACTGATCCGGACGACACCACTAATTCCTAATGTGACCCAATATGCAGTAAGAGTCATGGGTATCAGTGTATGTGCAAAGCGCCTTCATATAAATCCCGAAGTTTTTCGGATGAGATCAGATCATACAGGTGGGTTTGTTTTCGACACCGGATTGCCTTACACTATTCTTGTTCATACTACCTATACTGCTGTAAGAGCGGAACTGGTCCAATATTTCACCGATATGTATGGTTTGCACCCAAGACCTCCTCAACCCGGCAGTTTGACTTGTGCTATGACTTGCCACATGGTCATTATGGATTTCCATTTGTGA